The Gavia stellata isolate bGavSte3 chromosome 1, bGavSte3.hap2, whole genome shotgun sequence genome has a segment encoding these proteins:
- the RDX gene encoding radixin: protein MPKPINVRVTTMDAELEFAIQPNTTGKQLFDQVVKTVGLREVWFFGLQYVDSKGYSTWLKLNKKVTQQDVRKENPLQFKFRAKFFPEDVSEELIQEITQRLFFLQVKEAILNDEIYCPPETAVLLASYAVQSKYGDYSKEIHKLGYLANDRLLPQRVLEQHKLTKEQWEERIQNWHEEHRGMLREDSMMEYLKIAQDLEMYGVNYFEIKNKKGTELWLGVDALGLNIYEHDDKLTPKIGFPWSEIRNISFNDKKFVIKPIDKKAPDFVFYAPRLRINKRILALCMGNHELYMRRRKPDTIEVQQMKAQAREEKHQKQLERAQLENEKKKREIAEKEKERIEREKEELMERLRQIEEQTMKAQKELEEQTRRALELDQERKRAKEEAERLEKERRAAEEAKAALAKQAADQMKNQEQLAAELAEFTAKIALLEEAKKKKEEEASEWQHKAFAAQEDLEKTKEELKSVMSAPPPPPPPPVIPPTENEHDEHDENNAEASAELSSDGVMNHRSEEERVTETQKNERVKKQLQALSSELAQARDETKKTQNDVLHAENVKAGRDKYKTLRQIRQGNTKQRIDEFEAM from the exons aTCAATGTCAGAGTAACCACAATGGATGCAGAGTTGGAATTTGCCATCCAGCCCAATACAACAGGCAAGCAGCTCTTTGATCAG GTGGTGAAAACTGTTGGTCTTCGTGAAGTCTGGTTTTTTGGGCTACAGTATGTGGACAGCAAAGGCTACTCAACTTGGCTGAAGCTAAACAAAAAG GTAACACAGCAAgatgtaaggaaagaaaatcctttgCAGTTTAAGTTCAGGGCCAAGTTTTTTCCAGAGGATGTATCTGAAGAATTAATTCAGGAAATAACTCAGAGACTTTTCTTCCTGCAAGTCAAAGAAGCGATCTTAAATGATGAAATATATTGCCCACCGGAAACTGCAGTTCTTCTGGCTTCTTATGCTGTCCAGTCCAAGTATGGAGATTATAGTAAGGAGATACATAAACTAGGCTACCTAGCCAATGACAGACTTCTCCCTCAGCG TGTGTTAGAACAGCACAAACTGACAAAAGAACAGTGGGAAGAAAGAATACAGAACTGGCATGAAGAGCACAGGGGAATGTTAAG ggAAGATTCTATGATGGAATACCTTAAGATAGCACAAGACCTGGAAATGTATGGAGTCaactattttgaaataaagaataaaaaaggaactGAATTGTGGCTAGGAGTTGATGCTTTGGGTCTGAATATTTATGAGCATGATGATAA GCTGACACCCAAGATTGGTTTTCCTTGGAGTGAGATAAGAAACATCTCTTTTAACGACAAAAAATTTGTCATAAAGCCAATTGACAAAAAGGCCCCT gattttgttttttatgcACCCCGTCTGAGAATTAACAAGCGAATTTTGGCACTGTGTATGGGAAATCATGAATTGTacatgaggaggaggaaacctGATACAATTGAAGTGCAACAGATGAAGGCCCAAGCTAGAGAGGAGAAACATCAGAAACAATTGGAAAG ggcacaattagaaaatgaaaagaagaaaagggagatagcagaaaaggaaaaggaaagaatagagcgtgaaaaggaagaattaatGGAACGCTTAAGACAAATTGAGgaacaaacaatgaaagctcAGAAAG AGCTAGAGGAACAGACTAGAAGAGCTCTAGAACTAGATCAAGAACGAAAGCGTGCAAAAGAGGAAGCAGAGCGCCTGGAAAAAGAGCGTCGAGCAGCTGAAGAGGCTAAAGCTGCTCTAGCCAAGCAGGCAGCTGATCAAATGAAGAACCAGGAACAGCTA gcAGCAGAACTTGCTGAATTCACTGCCAAGATTGCACTTCTAGAGGaagccaagaaaaagaaagaagaggaagccTCAGAATGGCAGCACAAA GCTTTTGCAGCCCAAGAGGACTTGGAAAAGACCAAAGAAGAACTGAAATCTGTGAtgtctgctcctcctcctcctcctcccccaccaGTTATTCCTCCAACAGAGAATGAACACGATGAACATGACGAGAACAATGCTGAAGCCAGCGCAGAACTGTCTTCTGATGGTGTCATGAATCACAGGAGTGAGGAAGAACGGgtaacagaaacacagaaaaatgaacGTGTTAAGAAACAGCTCCAG GCTTTAAGTTCTGAGTTGGCTCAAGCCAGAGATGAAaccaagaaaacacaaaatgatgTCCTTCATGCTGAGAATGTTAAAGCAGGCCGTGATAAGTACAAGACTCTTCGACAAATCCGACAAGGCAATACAAAGCAACGTATTGATGAATTTGAAGCAATGTGA